A genomic window from Lactobacillus sp. ESL0677 includes:
- a CDS encoding ParB/RepB/Spo0J family partition protein, with the protein MVRDSRNKEPKKKGGLGRGIEALFEDEPQVEETEEEILDLDLSDIRPNPYQPRKNFDDKALKELADSIKENGVFQPIIVRKSVNGYEIIAGERRFRASKLAKKTTVPAIVRDFDEGQMMEVAVLENLQREDLSPLEEAQAYEMLQKNLGLTQEEVSKRMGKSRPYIANYLRLLTLPTKTKHLLQHGQLSMGQARTLLGLKNKDKIDEVAKQVVKEGMPVRKVEALVAQLNAKKQTKKTTHKSAFIRASEHQLADKLGSSVNISESKKGKGHLSIGFSSVDELNRILDILGVDLDE; encoded by the coding sequence ATGGTAAGAGACTCAAGAAATAAAGAACCAAAGAAAAAAGGCGGCCTTGGTCGTGGTATTGAAGCCTTATTTGAGGATGAGCCACAGGTTGAAGAAACCGAAGAAGAAATTCTCGACCTTGACCTAAGTGATATTCGGCCCAATCCATACCAGCCACGGAAGAACTTTGACGACAAAGCATTAAAGGAATTAGCTGATTCAATTAAAGAAAATGGTGTCTTTCAACCAATTATTGTACGTAAGTCGGTTAATGGCTACGAGATTATAGCGGGTGAGCGGCGTTTTCGGGCATCAAAATTAGCTAAAAAGACGACTGTCCCAGCAATTGTACGTGACTTTGACGAAGGTCAAATGATGGAAGTTGCGGTTTTGGAAAACTTGCAGCGTGAGGACTTATCCCCACTTGAGGAAGCCCAGGCGTACGAAATGCTGCAAAAAAACTTGGGCTTAACGCAAGAAGAAGTTTCCAAACGAATGGGCAAGTCGCGGCCATATATTGCTAATTATTTGCGGTTATTGACTTTGCCAACCAAGACCAAGCACTTACTGCAACACGGGCAATTGTCAATGGGTCAAGCCAGAACTTTATTGGGACTCAAGAATAAGGATAAGATTGACGAAGTTGCAAAGCAAGTTGTTAAGGAAGGCATGCCGGTGCGTAAAGTTGAGGCATTGGTAGCGCAATTGAATGCTAAAAAGCAAACCAAGAAAACAACGCACAAGTCTGCTTTTATTCGGGCTAGTGAACACCAATTGGCTGATAAATTAGGTTCAAGTGTCAATATTTCAGAAAGCAAGAAGGGTAAGGGTCATTTATCAATCGGCTTTAGCTCGGTTGATGAATTGAACCGGATTCTTGATATTTTAGGTGTTGATCTTGATGAATAA
- a CDS encoding DUF951 domain-containing protein has protein sequence MNKEIAYNLADTVQMKKPHACKVNDWEVLRLGADIRLKCMGCGHVVLMPRGKFTHNLKKILTKANDPVNNKKEFYVPKDEIIRPGSKQE, from the coding sequence ATGAATAAAGAGATTGCTTATAATTTAGCTGATACCGTTCAGATGAAAAAGCCCCACGCATGCAAAGTTAACGATTGGGAAGTTTTGCGGCTGGGTGCGGATATCAGACTCAAGTGCATGGGCTGCGGACATGTGGTGTTGATGCCGCGCGGCAAGTTTACTCATAATTTGAAAAAGATTTTGACTAAGGCAAATGATCCGGTCAATAACAAAAAGGAATTTTATGTTCCCAAAGATGAAATTATCAGACCGGGTTCTAAACAAGAATAA
- the ychF gene encoding redox-regulated ATPase YchF, with protein sequence MSLTAGIVGLPNVGKSTLFNAITKAGAEMANYPFATIEPNVGMVEVPDKRLARIQELIPAKKIVHTTFEFTDIAGLVKGASKGEGLGNKFLENIRQTDAIIHVVRAFEDENITSVTGKVDPEEDINTINLELAIADLDAVNRRINKVKKIAQQNDKEAKAEYAVLQKIKPVLEEGKAVRSIEFTDDEQKLVKGFFLLTDKPVIYVANIAEESMADPESDEFYQIVKKHAESENAECLGISAATEEEIAGLDDDEKAEFLEAEGVTESGLDRLIRAAYHILGLRTFFTAGGPETRAWTFHEGMKAPQVAGVIHSDFERGFIRAEVVSYTDLDQFETMQKVKEAGKLRLEGKDYEVQDGDIIEFRFNV encoded by the coding sequence ATGTCATTAACTGCTGGGATTGTTGGCTTGCCGAATGTTGGTAAGTCCACGTTATTTAATGCAATTACTAAAGCTGGAGCCGAGATGGCCAACTATCCGTTTGCGACGATTGAGCCAAATGTGGGGATGGTTGAAGTACCTGATAAGCGGCTTGCACGGATTCAGGAGCTTATTCCGGCTAAGAAAATTGTCCATACTACTTTTGAATTTACTGATATTGCTGGACTAGTTAAGGGTGCGTCAAAGGGTGAAGGCTTAGGTAATAAGTTCCTTGAGAACATTCGTCAAACTGATGCCATCATTCACGTTGTGCGGGCCTTTGAAGATGAAAACATTACTTCCGTTACCGGTAAAGTTGATCCAGAAGAAGACATCAACACTATTAATTTGGAATTAGCAATTGCCGACCTTGATGCTGTTAACCGCCGAATTAATAAAGTTAAGAAGATTGCCCAGCAAAATGATAAGGAAGCCAAGGCTGAATATGCAGTTTTGCAAAAAATTAAGCCGGTTTTGGAAGAAGGCAAAGCAGTTAGATCAATTGAATTTACTGATGATGAACAAAAGTTGGTTAAGGGCTTCTTCCTGCTAACAGATAAGCCAGTGATTTATGTAGCTAATATTGCCGAAGAATCAATGGCTGATCCAGAAAGTGATGAATTTTATCAAATTGTTAAGAAGCACGCTGAGAGTGAAAATGCGGAATGCTTAGGTATTTCAGCTGCTACTGAAGAAGAAATTGCTGGCCTTGATGATGACGAAAAAGCCGAATTTTTGGAAGCAGAAGGTGTCACTGAATCTGGGCTTGACCGTTTAATCAGAGCTGCTTACCACATCTTGGGCTTACGAACATTCTTTACAGCTGGTGGCCCAGAAACTAGAGCTTGGACATTCCACGAAGGGATGAAGGCGCCACAAGTTGCTGGTGTTATCCACTCAGACTTTGAACGTGGCTTTATTCGAGCAGAAGTTGTTTCATACACCGACTTAGATCAGTTTGAAACTATGCAAAAGGTTAAGGAAGCTGG